From the Daucus carota subsp. sativus chromosome 8, DH1 v3.0, whole genome shotgun sequence genome, one window contains:
- the LOC108198625 gene encoding probable indole-3-pyruvate monooxygenase YUCCA3: MHCTNPHIPTMVHNLEHEDHFFAGRCILVNGPVIVGAGPSGLAVAAGLKQQGVPYVILDRADCIASLWQNRTYDRLKLHLPKQFCQLPYYPFPETFPEYPTKHQFIEYLESYAKRFEIGPRFNESVMSAKYDKTCGLWRIKTTMLKCPGRGEIEYICRWLVVATGENAEKVVPEFEGLEEFGGNVMHACDYRSGGVYKGKRVLVVGCGNSGMEVSLDLCHHDAIPSMVVRSSVHVLPREIFGRSTFELAVSMLKWLPIWAVDIILLASARLLLGNIEKHGLKRPATGPLQLKDSTGKTPVLDIGALQKIKCGEIKIVPGIKKFSRGKVELVNGTKLEIDSVILATGYCSNVPSWLNENEFFTREGFPVAPFPNGWKGKLGLYAAGFTRKGLSGASLDAMRVAQDIGKLWKEETKQKKHSVAVAGLKRYKSQF; this comes from the exons ATGCATTGTACAAATCCTCATATACCAACAATGGTTCATAACCTTGAACATGAAGATCACTTCTTTGCTGGTCGCTGCATATTGGTGAATGGACCTGTCATTGTAGGTGCTGGTCCATCTGGCCTAGCAGTGGCAGCTGGCCTTAAACAACAAGGAGTCCCGTACGTAATCCTAGACCGAGCAGACTGCATTGCCTCCCTATGGCAAAACAGAACTTATGACCGCCTAAAACTTCACCTACCTAAACAATTCTGCCAACTACCTTATTACCCATTTCCGGAAACCTTTCCTGAATATCCTACAAAACACCAATTCATTGAGTATCTCGAGTCCTATGCTAAACGCTTTGAGATTGGCCCGAGGTTCAATGAGTCTGTGATGTCTGCCAAATATGACAAAACCTGCGGTCTCTGGCGAATCAAGACCACGATGCTCAAGTGTCCCGGGAGGGGAGAGATTGAGTATATTTGCAGGTGGCTTGTTGTGGCAACAGGGGAAAATGCAGAGAAAGTTGTACCAGAATTTGAAGGCTTAGAAGAGTTTGGTGGCAATGTCATGCATGCTTGTGACTACAGGTCTGGTGGTGTTTATAAGGGTAAGCGCGTTTTAGTTGTGGGCTGTGGCAATTCAGGCATGGAAGTATCCCTTGATTTGTGCCACCATGATGCAATTCCTTCAATGGTTGTTCGAAGCTCA GTTCATGTTTTGCCAAGAGAGATTTTTGGAAGATCAACATTCGAACTAGCTGTTTCGATGTTAAAATGGTTACCAATATGGGCTGTCGACATAATCTTGCTGGCTAGTGCAAGGTTATTACTTGGAAATATAGAGAAGCATGGTCTGAAAAGACCAGCAACGGGACCTTTACAGCTAAAGGACAGTACAGGAAAGACCCCAGTCCTGGATATCGGTGCATTACAAAAGATTAAGTGTGGAGAAATTAAAATAGTCCCTGGAATTAAGAAATTTTCAAGGGGTAAGGTGGAACTTGTGAATGGAACAAAGCTTGAGATAGATTCTGTTATTTTGGCAACTGGATATTGCAGCAATGTTCCTTCATGGCTGAAC gaaaatgaattttttactAGAGAAGGTTTTCCAGTAGCCCCCTTTCCGAATGGATGGAAAGGAAAACTTGGGCTATATGCAGCTGGTTTCACTAGAAAAGGTCTCTCAGGGGCATCATTAGATGCGATGAGAGTAGCTCAAGACATTGGCAAACTCTGGAAAGAAGAAACAAAGCAGAAGAAGCATTCGGTAGCAGTTGCAGGCCTCAAAAGATATAAATCTCAATTCTGA